A window of Polynucleobacter sp. KF022 genomic DNA:
TACCGCTTGAAATATCACCACTTACATTGCTTGAGGATGTTAAGTGCATTAAATAAAGATCGATATTTAATGGATTGGATAGCCATAATCCCAGGGCAAAATATAATATATAAATTGGAAAATTCTTTGCGGGAACTTTGACTTTCAATATGAGTAATAAATAATAAAATAAAATAAAAGGGGCGATAGTTATTTTAATTCCTAAACCCAGCCCTAAAAGAACGTTAGATAATTTTAATTTTCTGTATTTCAAGCAAATCAAAGACAACGTGCAAATAAATACAATTAAAATTTCAGGGCCAACTAGTTTTCCTGTCCAAAATGCATATGGAAATGAAATATACAGTAAGAAAAATATTAATCTCCCAATTTTGTCTTCAATTAATATAGGAATTAATAATACTGGCGTTATAAAGAATAATAAAAATACTAATCTTATTAAAATTTTATAGTGTAAAATTTTTAGTAAAAACCAATAGATTGAGCCGTAATCAATTGGTGGGGGCTGCCTATCTAAAAGACTAAATCCATGAGAGACTCCAATATAATTAAGCTCATCTGGAACCATACTTAAAGTATTTGCAAAAATAAATACTTGAAAAGCGATATATATAATCAATAGTATTAAAAAATACTGATCAAAAATATTTTTTGAAAGACTTATTTTATCTTTTATCATTTGTAATACTGATTTTATCAATGAATGTTGAAATATAATATGCTCTATTTTTTAATAATTTAAGCGATTGTATTGCAAGAATTCATTTGGGCCTTAGATTTCTGGGCCATAAGCAAACTTTTATAAAACCATCGATGGAAAATTTTCTTCTTGTTGTGCCAACTTTTAATTGTGAAAAACAAATTTCTAGGGTTGTAGAGCAATTCGCTTTATGTGGCGCCTCTGTATTCAAGGAAATGATCATTATCGACAATAGGAGTGAGGATGGCACCATTGAGGTCTCAAAGGCAGCAATTGAGCGATTGGCACAATCTAAGATCTCAATTTATTTAAATGATAAAAATTTTGGTCTTGGGGGCTCTCATAAGGTAGCTTTTAATTACTGCCTTTCCATGGGCTATGATGGAATAGTCATATTACATGGTGATGATCAGGGAAGATTGATGGACATAATCCCTTATATTTTAGATCCGTCATTCTCTGATGATCAGTGTTTATTGGGGGCAAGATTTATGTCGAATTCTAGAGTGTCTGGATATAAAAAAATACGAACTATTGGGAATATTATTTTTAATATCTTATACACCATGGTTACAAGGTCCAGGGTCTATGACATGGGCTCGGGCCTAAATTTTTTTAGTTCGAAAGTTATCTCTAGTTTTGACTACAAAAAAATGCCAGATGATTTAACGTTTAATAATGCATTCCTGCTTGCGCTTTTAGCTAACCAACAAAAGATAAAATTTTTCCCCATTTCTTGGCGCGAAGAAGATCAGGTATCGAATGCTAAGTTGTGGAGTCAATCATTGAGATTGCTCAAATATCTCGTCCTGTATTTGCGTAGTCCATTGCTTTTGTTGAGCACTGATTTTTCGAATCCATCTAATAAGTTTTATTCATCAAGTAGAGTTCCAATGTTAGGTGAGATATGCAAATAAAGATTGTTATTACCGGCGGTGCTGGTTTTGTTGGCTCGCAGCTTGCTGCCAAGCTTGTTGGTTTAGGTGGTTATGAGGTTGTAATTATTGATAACTTAGCCGATGGGCACGTTGATAATCTGCTTAATAGCAGAGGATTAATATGTCCCTTGGTAGTAAAAGATGTAAGAAGTGGGGAAATAGCAGATGATATCAATGGCGCAGACGTTGTAATTCACCTTGCTGGCACTTCATCGTTACCACAATGTCAAGTTGATCCAGCCCTTGCATATGATAACAATGTTACTGGCCTTGCAAATGTATTGGAGATTTCAAGAAGAGCTAATGTGAAAAGAGTCATATTTTCATCAACTTCCGCAGTTTATGAAAATAATATAAAAATGCCTTTTTCCGAGATGGATCATGTGAATCCAAATCTAATTTATGCTTCAAGTAAATTAGCGGGTGAGCAACTCTGTAAATCTTTTGCAGAAACTTACGGTCTAGATGTTATTGTGGCGCGATTTTTTAATATTTTTGGTGAGCATCAAGATATACATAGAGCAATGCCACCTTTTATATCTTATTTAGCAAAGGAGGCATACTTTGGGAGAGAGCCAGTCCTTTTTAATAACTCAAGCAGCTCAAGAGATTATGTATATGTTGATGATGTTTTGGAGTGCCTAATGCGTATGATGGGCGCGCGCTCTAAATTTAAGGGTGATATTTTTAATGTTTGCACTGGAATTGCATACTCAGTGCCGCAGATTGTTTCCTTGTACTCAAAAATTTCAAATAAAAAAATAATCCCACTCTACAAGGATGCAAATCAATTTTGGGATAAGTTTCCAGCATTATTTGCTGCTGATGGTTTGAAACTAAGCAGTGAACGAATTGAAGCTGAGGTTTATAAGAATTCGGTTGGAGATATTCAAAAGACTTATGATTTTTTTGGTTTTAAAGCATCCACAACTTTAGAGGCGGGGCTTAAAAAAGTTTACGAATTCTCTTTGGCTAATTTGGCAAAATGAATCTTGTAATAATGGCTGCTGGTAGAGGTAGCCGGTTTTTGCATAGAGGTATCTATACGCCTAAGCCAATGGTTAAGTTTTTGGGTAAGCCACTTTTTTGGTGGGCCACCCAAAGTGCGCTTACAGGGGCCCCATTCGCAAGTCTTCATTTTGCTGTATTGCGCGAGCATGTTATCAGTCATGCGATAGATAAAGCAATCTTGGCATGCTACCCAAGCGCCAATATTAAGGTGATTGATTCACTTACAAATGGTGCGGCAAGTTCTGCGGCGCAGGTTGTTCAAAGTTTTAAAAACATCAACAGCCCAGTGGCATTTGTTGACTGTGATCTCGCCTTTTCGTTTTTAAAATTCCAACCCCTATTCCCGTCTTTAATTAAAAATTGCGCTGCAAATTTGTGCGTATTTGAATCCGAAAATCCTGCATACTCCTATATTAAGTTTGATGGTTCGGGGAATATTACTGGAACGGTTGAAAAAAAAGTGGTGTCAAGGTATGCAATTGCAGGTCTATATTTTTTTTCAAGTATTAGATGCTTTTTAGACTCATACAATTCGTATTGCAGTCAATCTCATTACCCTGAGTTATACATGAGTGGGGTATTTAACGAGATCTTAGCGCGCGGCGGGTTGGTTGAAACGATCCCACTGCTAACACACGTTTCATTAGGAACTCCCGAGGAGTTGCTGATTGCTGAAAATAATACAAATAATCTGCCAGCTTGGTTTAGTTATGAAGCTTGATTTTTTTGTCATCGGAGCAATCTTATTTTATCTGGGGCTTATCGTTAGGGGGGTTAGGTGGCAATTACTTCTGCCTGCAGATGGAGCCCTTATAAAAAGTCGATTAGTGCTCTATTGCTCAATAGGTGGTTTAGTTAATGGAATTCTACCCTTTCGGATTGGTGATCTTCTTAGGGCAGCATTACTTTCAAAATTTGAAAATGTTCGGATCATATCCTCTTTGGCCTCCGTCTTTATTGAGCGGATGACGGATTTGGCCGCTCTTTTAGTGATTGTGGGCCTATATAAAATCTTTTTTAATGGTGTGTTAAATGGCGGAGATTTTTTTATTGCAATGGCCATCTTGCTTGGGCTTTACTGGGCTGCAATTAGTTTTAGCAAACGCTGCAGAAAAATTGTCTATTTATTTTCCTCAATTTGGAATGAGCAGATTAAAAGTTTAATTTTAGATTTTTTATGGACAATTATCAATCAAATAAATCATGCTCGATTTTTGACAATCAGATATATCTCACTAACAATAATAATGTGGACCTTATATGTGTCTTCATATTTCTATTTTTATAAGGCACTTCAGATTTCACCATTTATTGAAGTATGGAATCTATTTCATGGTGATCCAATACGTGAGACCTTAAAGACGAATCTCATTTTTTGGGAGTGGGACCTGGTAACCACATTGTTCATGCTTTATTTGCTTTTACCGGTTTTATTAACGAGTATATTTTTGATGCTCAGAATCGAGTTAAGACGCAGGCTTGGCAATTTGAAGTTACTTAACGCTGCCTCTTCTTTTACAACAATGGTTGCTGACGGAGTTCCAATGGCATTTTCGGGATCCCAGGCCTACCAGAGGTTTTTAATTGCCTACTTCTCTGGCGAAAATACTCCAATAAATAGATTAGGAGAGGCTAAGACTTTTGATTCTAATTTGACAATTACCAGATTATTTTCCGGAGGGTCCGGAGCTGTAACTGCAGTTGTAGAGGCTAAAGGACATCTAAGTATCATGAAAATGGCTGAAGGAGAGTTGGCCCCAAAGCTTATCTCGGAATATGAGTGGCTTAAATCTACTGCAACATATCTCCCGGTAGTAAATGTTCTTAAAGTTGAAGTTTTAAAAAATTTCACCTCATATATGATGCCATATGAGCCAGGAGCTTTAGATTTATATGAGTGGTTACATACAGCCCATATAAATAAGGGCAAGAGTATTCTGATTCAAATTATTGACTCGATATCAACTTATCATAAAAATAATTTGAGGCAGCAGGATGAGTCGAGCCAAAATTTATTGCAAGAATATTTGAATGAAAAGTTAAGAAAAAACTATTTTTACACAAAATCAATGCTTGAAAACTTTTTTAATTTAGAAAGTTTTTTTATCAACGGAGATAAGTATTCATTCGAAGAGTGGGATTTTTTATTAGATTTTGATGGGCTAAAAACATTTTTTTTGAATACTCAGCAATCTGATATTCATGGTGATCTCACTATTGAAAATATTATTATGAGACCTGATGAGTCGTGGATGCTGATCGATCCAAACCCGCTTACTTCGTACAAAAGCCCGCTGATGGATTGGGCGAAGCTTTTGCAGTCCTTAAATATGGGTTATGAATTTTTAAATAGACAAAGTAATTGTGATTTTGATTCACGATCTATTAAATTTATTAGCAACAAATCACATGTTTATCATGAGTTACACAATATTCTGTTAGATCGATTAAATTTTGAATATGGCAATATCGGTGTGAGGGAAGCAAAGCTTCATGAAATAATTCACTACCTTAGATTGATTCCATATAAATTCAAAAAAAGCGAGGAAGGTGGAATGCTTTTTTTTGCAGTTACATGCAAGTTAATTAGAGATTTTAAGGTCACATATGCCATTACTTGAGGCGGTTCTTGTGGATTTTGATGGGACTTTGGTGGATAGCGAGTTGGCAAATGCCAGTGCTTACGCATCTGCACTAGAGGAATTTGGTTTTTTTAAGGGGGCTAGCGAGATTGTCGGAGTGATTGCTGGAAGACACTGGAGTCAATTTTTGCCAATTATTATGGGTAAGCAATATTCGATCGATATCGGTAAAAATATTTCGGAATTGAAGAGAGAAATTTATCCAACTTTTTATGCTGAAATAACACCAAACCTTCCTCTATTAAGTCTTCTGGAGACATTGAAGAAAACAATTCCAATTGCAATAGTGTCAAATAGCGCTCGAGAGTCTATTTTGAAAATCCTCAATTATTTAGATATTGAACATATTTTTGATCAAATAATTTCTGCAGATGATGTCAGTAGGCCAAAGCCCGAGCCAGATATGTACATATTTGCACTTAAGCAAATGGGGGTATCTGCGTCAGGATCGCTGGCTTTTGAGGACAGTGCTACTGGTTTTTTAGCTGCTAATGCGGCTGGAATACCCTGTATAAATTTCTCCAGCTATAACTTTTAGAGGATTAGATCCGATAGTTAATGATTCTATTCATAAAACAGTTTATTAGATTTGGCTTGATTTCAGGAATAGGCTTTATTTGTGACTTATTGGCGTACTTTCTCTTTTTAAGTGCAAATTTTGATCCTTTTAATGCAAATATTTTAAGTTCTGCTTTGGCGGTAAGTTTTGTTTATATAGTTGCTGGGAGGTTTATTTTTATAGAAAATAAACTGACATTGGTTAAATATATTTTTTGGTTACTATATCAATTAGTAAATATTATTTTATTTTCATTTATAATATCAATTTTAGTTAATATAGGTATACATCCAATTATTTCAAAGCTGATTATCATACCTTTTAGTTTTCTTTTAAATTATATGGCTATGAAATTAATTTTAAATAAAGCCTAATTTAATTATGATTAATTCTTTAAAAGAAAGGTACTTAAATAAAAGCAACTTATTAAATATATTGCTATCTTTGCTGTATTTAAGTATTACCTTGATTTTTCTTTATCTTTCTATTTTAGCTAATAGCGATCTTTTGGGTGGAAGACATGAATTATTTGTGGATGAAAGAATTACCTTTGATGGCGTAAAAAATATTCTCCATCCAATCAGTTTTAAAAACTTTTTATGGTCAATCTTAAACGGCGGTGATCAAAGGTATGGAAGGATTCTTTGGAATTCAATTGCTTTTTTTGCATTTATTCCAGATTTAATTTTTGGATCTTCAGGCCAAATATTTTCCGGGCGAATACTTCAAACTTTTTTGGTAATATCAACATGCCTAGTTTTTTCGTTTGGGCTGCTAAGGACTTGGCTATTTAGGATAATCTTAGCGCTTTCTTTGTATACATTGCCATATGTTGATTACTACGCAACAATGCCAAAGCCGGAGCCCCTGCAGACATTATTTTTGGCTTTATTTATTTTATTTTTATTTAAATATAAATTTAATTTTGGTTGGCATTACATATTTGCTGGACTTGCTTTTGGAGCGAAAATTTCAACCTTATTTCCATTGGTTGCAATAATTGTATTTTCCTTATACACATATAGATTTAGCAGCAGGTATTTTAGAGTTTATCTTGTGACTACAGGATATTTTTTAATTGGCCTTGCAATTGCAGTACCTATTTTAATTCTGCCAATACTATTTATTATTATCGGATTTTTTATTACTTTAAAGATTAATAGAGAAGTTGATATTAAACCCCAAAATTTTTTATATTTAATATTATTAACTATCGCTCTAATATTAATCTTCTATAATAATGGTATTCATGCTTGGTTAAACGGTACTTTTTACAATACTAGTCATGGCGCCGATAGATTGAGCACTGGCTTTATCGAGTGGATTAATTACTTTCTTGATGTGTGGTTTATTTCACCAATTGCTATAAACATTGCATTAATTTCATCATTATTTATTTTCCTTTTTTTGGGAACTTCAAGATTTACTTTTGCAATAATATTATCTGGTTTCGCATCGATTTTAGGCATCTTTTTGTTCTCACATCGACTTTGGGGCTTTTATTTATATCCCGGAATGGTTATTTTAATATTTGGAGTTTTATTGGCGATTGAAAATAAATTTTTGGTTTATAGAATTAGACTTCTTAGCTCTACTGCCTCAATCATTTTTTTATGTTTATTTTTGCAAATTATTTTTATTTACTGGATGCCGAATACTATAAAAAACTTTTATGTTTTGAGTGCCAGAACTAAGAATCAAGACTATATTTTTGATAGCTTGTCTTATGCGGAAGCCATTGAGACTTTGGGAAATTTAAGTCGCGAAAAGGGGCGCCCAATAAATGTTATGTATTCGCCTGCACTATTTTGGGTTGAGTCAACTGCTAATTACACTACCGAAGAGTTTTGGGGGCCCTATACAAGGTGGAGTGAGCCTTTTGATGCGGTTTTTTTGCATCGTGATAGCACGCCACAAGGTCCAAAATTTCCAGTGGATTCCCCTCTTTATCAAAGCTATTTATATGAGCAGCAAGGTTATAGAGACCATGTTGTATTTGAAAGAGGGGCATCATGCAATCTAAAGCCGTGTTTTTATCGTGCATCTACTATGCCTAATGGCGGTCAAATTCTAATTTACATAGGCAAGTAATTTATGCTGTTTTTAACTTTCGTTAAATCATTTGAGTCTATATGGATATAGATCTATCAATAATCACTGTGAACTATAATTCTGGCGACGATCTTGAAAAAACTGTTAAGTCAATTTCTCCCCTAATTAGCTTCTTAAATGCAGAGTATATTTTAATTGATGGTTTGTCAGATGATGACAGCTATTCACGCTTAATAGACCACACTGTATTTGATGTAGCTATCTCTGAAGTAGATGGCGGAATATATGATGCGATGAATAAAGGGATAAAGCTTTCTCGAGGGAAATGGATTTGGTTCTTAAACAGCGGTGATTTAGCTTTAAAGTCTGCAAGATGTTTAAAGCCTTACTTGGACTCGGGCAATAAAAGCATTAATTTACTGTACGGAAATTTTATGACCGTTTCTGGGTATGAAGTTGATCAAAATTTGAGTCTTAGAATGCTTTTAACCGGAATGATAAATCATCAAACTATTGTTTATAGGCGAGATATATTGGATTCCTTTGATTTAAATTATGGCCTGTGTGCGGATTTTGCCCATCTACTTAATTCTTTTCAAAAAATTTGCCCCCTAAAAATTGATGCACCCCTTGCTGAATACAATCTTTACGGGAAGTCATCAAGCTTTACTAGGTCTGATAGGGTAAAAATTTGGTTATACCGCTGTAAGGCTTTTTACAATTCAAGCCTACCATTATTGTTTAGGTTAACAGGTATGTTATTTAGCTTAGGAGTATGTTCTATTAAGGCGTTTTTCCCGCTTTGTGGCTCCAGAACTCTTGAATTAAGAAAAAACATCAATAAATAGAGAGTAATAATTATGTCGGTTTTTGCTGTTACTGGGTGTGCGGGCTTTATTGGAAGTAACTTGGTGGATAGGCTCCTGCAGAGTGGCCATGAGGTTGTCGGGGTGGATAACTTTTCAACTGGCCAAATCCATTTTTTAGAGGGCGCCTTATTAAATCCTCAATTCAGGCTAATAAAAGACGACTTGTTGAATCTGGATGCCTTGAAGATTGCTTTTGTAGGTTGCGATTTTGTATTTCATTTGGCTGCCAATGCTGATGTACGTTTTGGGACAAATCATCCTCGCAGGGATTTGGAGCAAAATACTATTGCTACATACAATGTTCTAGAGGCTATGCGTTTTAATGGTGTTAAGAAAATTGCTTTTTCTTCAACTGGTTCAGTCTATGGTGAGTCGCCTATGATTCCTACTCCAGAAAATGGTCCATTTCCCATCCAAACATCCCTTTATGGGGCATCTAAGGCCGCGTGTGAGGGTTTAATTTCTGCCTACTGCGAGGGTTTTGGATTTCAATCTTGGATTTTTAGATTTGTCTCTATTTTGGGCGAGCGATATACGCATGGACACATTTTCGATTTTTACCAAAAGCTAAAAAAAGATCAGACTTGTTTGGCAGTTTTGGGCAACGGCAAACAGCGAAAGTCTTACCTCTATGTTCAGGACTGTATCGATGCCATTATGGTGGCTATTGATAAAGCAGGTGAAAAAGTCAATATCTTCAATTTGGGTGTAGACGGCTATGTTGAGGTTAATGATTCCATTGGTTGGATTTGCAATGAATTAGGAGTTAGCCCAAGGCTTGATTATTCTGGGGGGGATAGGGGTTGGATAGGCGACAACCCATTCATTTTTT
This region includes:
- a CDS encoding glycosyltransferase family 2 protein codes for the protein MENFLLVVPTFNCEKQISRVVEQFALCGASVFKEMIIIDNRSEDGTIEVSKAAIERLAQSKISIYLNDKNFGLGGSHKVAFNYCLSMGYDGIVILHGDDQGRLMDIIPYILDPSFSDDQCLLGARFMSNSRVSGYKKIRTIGNIIFNILYTMVTRSRVYDMGSGLNFFSSKVISSFDYKKMPDDLTFNNAFLLALLANQQKIKFFPISWREEDQVSNAKLWSQSLRLLKYLVLYLRSPLLLLSTDFSNPSNKFYSSSRVPMLGEICK
- a CDS encoding NAD-dependent epimerase/dehydratase family protein, encoding MQIKIVITGGAGFVGSQLAAKLVGLGGYEVVIIDNLADGHVDNLLNSRGLICPLVVKDVRSGEIADDINGADVVIHLAGTSSLPQCQVDPALAYDNNVTGLANVLEISRRANVKRVIFSSTSAVYENNIKMPFSEMDHVNPNLIYASSKLAGEQLCKSFAETYGLDVIVARFFNIFGEHQDIHRAMPPFISYLAKEAYFGREPVLFNNSSSSRDYVYVDDVLECLMRMMGARSKFKGDIFNVCTGIAYSVPQIVSLYSKISNKKIIPLYKDANQFWDKFPALFAADGLKLSSERIEAEVYKNSVGDIQKTYDFFGFKASTTLEAGLKKVYEFSLANLAK
- a CDS encoding sugar phosphate nucleotidyltransferase — protein: MNLVIMAAGRGSRFLHRGIYTPKPMVKFLGKPLFWWATQSALTGAPFASLHFAVLREHVISHAIDKAILACYPSANIKVIDSLTNGAASSAAQVVQSFKNINSPVAFVDCDLAFSFLKFQPLFPSLIKNCAANLCVFESENPAYSYIKFDGSGNITGTVEKKVVSRYAIAGLYFFSSIRCFLDSYNSYCSQSHYPELYMSGVFNEILARGGLVETIPLLTHVSLGTPEELLIAENNTNNLPAWFSYEA
- a CDS encoding lysylphosphatidylglycerol synthase transmembrane domain-containing protein translates to MKLDFFVIGAILFYLGLIVRGVRWQLLLPADGALIKSRLVLYCSIGGLVNGILPFRIGDLLRAALLSKFENVRIISSLASVFIERMTDLAALLVIVGLYKIFFNGVLNGGDFFIAMAILLGLYWAAISFSKRCRKIVYLFSSIWNEQIKSLILDFLWTIINQINHARFLTIRYISLTIIMWTLYVSSYFYFYKALQISPFIEVWNLFHGDPIRETLKTNLIFWEWDLVTTLFMLYLLLPVLLTSIFLMLRIELRRRLGNLKLLNAASSFTTMVADGVPMAFSGSQAYQRFLIAYFSGENTPINRLGEAKTFDSNLTITRLFSGGSGAVTAVVEAKGHLSIMKMAEGELAPKLISEYEWLKSTATYLPVVNVLKVEVLKNFTSYMMPYEPGALDLYEWLHTAHINKGKSILIQIIDSISTYHKNNLRQQDESSQNLLQEYLNEKLRKNYFYTKSMLENFFNLESFFINGDKYSFEEWDFLLDFDGLKTFFLNTQQSDIHGDLTIENIIMRPDESWMLIDPNPLTSYKSPLMDWAKLLQSLNMGYEFLNRQSNCDFDSRSIKFISNKSHVYHELHNILLDRLNFEYGNIGVREAKLHEIIHYLRLIPYKFKKSEEGGMLFFAVTCKLIRDFKVTYAIT
- a CDS encoding HAD family phosphatase; the protein is MPLLEAVLVDFDGTLVDSELANASAYASALEEFGFFKGASEIVGVIAGRHWSQFLPIIMGKQYSIDIGKNISELKREIYPTFYAEITPNLPLLSLLETLKKTIPIAIVSNSARESILKILNYLDIEHIFDQIISADDVSRPKPEPDMYIFALKQMGVSASGSLAFEDSATGFLAANAAGIPCINFSSYNF
- a CDS encoding GtrA family protein, with amino-acid sequence MILFIKQFIRFGLISGIGFICDLLAYFLFLSANFDPFNANILSSALAVSFVYIVAGRFIFIENKLTLVKYIFWLLYQLVNIILFSFIISILVNIGIHPIISKLIIIPFSFLLNYMAMKLILNKA
- a CDS encoding glycosyltransferase translates to MDIDLSIITVNYNSGDDLEKTVKSISPLISFLNAEYILIDGLSDDDSYSRLIDHTVFDVAISEVDGGIYDAMNKGIKLSRGKWIWFLNSGDLALKSARCLKPYLDSGNKSINLLYGNFMTVSGYEVDQNLSLRMLLTGMINHQTIVYRRDILDSFDLNYGLCADFAHLLNSFQKICPLKIDAPLAEYNLYGKSSSFTRSDRVKIWLYRCKAFYNSSLPLLFRLTGMLFSLGVCSIKAFFPLCGSRTLELRKNINK
- a CDS encoding NAD-dependent epimerase/dehydratase family protein, which produces MSVFAVTGCAGFIGSNLVDRLLQSGHEVVGVDNFSTGQIHFLEGALLNPQFRLIKDDLLNLDALKIAFVGCDFVFHLAANADVRFGTNHPRRDLEQNTIATYNVLEAMRFNGVKKIAFSSTGSVYGESPMIPTPENGPFPIQTSLYGASKAACEGLISAYCEGFGFQSWIFRFVSILGERYTHGHIFDFYQKLKKDQTCLAVLGNGKQRKSYLYVQDCIDAIMVAIDKAGEKVNIFNLGVDGYVEVNDSIGWICNELGVSPRLDYSGGDRGWIGDNPFIFLETNKIQALGWKPRFDIKQGVIRTVQYLKNNEWVFDARGRE